A stretch of DNA from Lycium ferocissimum isolate CSIRO_LF1 chromosome 4, AGI_CSIRO_Lferr_CH_V1, whole genome shotgun sequence:
aagaatgagggacttaggacttttaatactcatttaatgaaataatctGCCCGATACTACTTCTGCGGCAATAGGACCGTTGCGGCGGTCCCGCCTCGACGACCACTCAGACCGCCACGGGGGTCAGCCCACATTTGCACTTGGCCGCTATTGCGGCAAgtccaccgctatagcggtgccgctgCTGCGGTAATGGTGCCACTATAGCGGGCACCAGAACCAGAATTCCCAAAATCACAATCTTAACCtgaaatcccgactatcacccgaggccattTTCTCACATGTCATATATGCAggaacacataaaaacacgctacggacgcacccgtggcctcggaattcccaacggacatctcgttgaccgagtcaactcctcccccccccccccccaaaatggCCTAAAAGCAACTTtctaacccaagtcccaaaacgcaTCCGAgcgcattgggaaccgaaccaaacccaCCAATTCATCACAAatgatcatccggacctctcggaattgacggAATTCCGAAAAAGgcccgtttacccaaaagtcaactatgagtCAAACGGTTTTAACTTAAAAGCTAAATTTTTCAAAACTCTCTCCAATGCCTAGGGAACCATGCCTCTGTCCCTGCGGGTCAAAATGGTACTAATAAGGCTAGGGGACGGATTCAAcggggcaaaatggtcaaaaatacAATAACGACCGAAGGGGTCGTTACAGACTTAAAAggtcaaataagtcaaaagccataagttaAGAATTCTagacttttggtttatttttgttattttggcttaaaaacaagtgtgcttaaaagcactttttttttaattttacccAAATACtccaaaagtgcttaaaagctattttggcttaaaaacacctaaaataagccaatccaaacaggcttaAGGTTGCGACCAGATATAGCACTACAGGTTCATTAATAAtgaaagaaattttaatatGCTTTATTGTGGTTTGACCGGCTAAAACAAATAATCTGTGGTGTTTTCTTAGTTATGCACCCTTTTAATGGTTATGTTCAGTACTGAAATACCAAAATTGTGGTTTGACTGGCTAAAACAAATAATCTATGGTGTTTTCTTAGTTATGCACCCATTTAATCGTTATGTTCATTTCTTAAATACCAAAGAAGAGCTTTTTTATACTTTCTGTGAGTAAATAAGCCCATGTATTGTCTAAATAAAATAGATGGTTTTCTCTATAAGTTAGCCAAAATATAAGTAGCCTTGTAATAGAAGAGGCTTTTGACattgtttttgttttccatAAATGaccctttcttcaattttatAATGTGCTAAACtgaaatttctctttttcttctttttaacttGGAACGGAGTGCATATAAAGGATTCATATAACCGTTGCCAACCAGTTGAGGAggcttattgttgttgtactttATCTTCTTCCTTATTTCGTTTTCTTGGAAAAATTCGCAATGCTTGCGTGAAATAGAAGATCCTTGAATTCccagtttttttatttttagaaccATACAACATGTGCAGAATTAGCAATATGCTAGCTGTTACATTCAAACAGTAAGAAGATGATTTAGTTTCTTCTCATAAAAGTGCGATATGTTTCTTTTATTATCTACACCTTTATGTAGGAATATTCCACCCAGTGATCAGTGTAGGTAGTCTAGGGATTTGTGCTGCATTGTATCAACCTTCAAtcttctttatttccttttggCATAATACATAGATAGACACTTAAACTTGGCCTCTACTGACAACTAAGCACTCCAACTTTGAGAACGaacatctagacacctcaacttgtcCCCATTTTGTCAGtcgaacactccaacttacaaaatgatcatctagacacctccaaaGTTTATGTGTCACGTCATGCCACGTCAGTAGCGGGTGTCCACTAGATACAGTGGGATgagttgaggtgtctagatgtgCTTTCTCAAAGTTGAAGTATTTATTTCCCAGTTGAGGTCAAGTTAAGGTGTCTAATTATGTATTATCCCTTTCTTTTTCCCCCTTAGAGGTGAATCTCTTAAATTTGATTGTTTTCGAACTTCATTCTCTATCCGTTCCAGTGTTCTGCAAGCCAATTAATGGTGTGATGTTGCAGTTTGCATGTTGTACGAAGTGATAACACAGCAATCCGTGATGTAATGATAAATGGAAACTTCAATTCACCCAACAATGATGGTATAGACATAGAGGACTCTAACAATACAGTTGTCACAAGATGCAACATCAATACAGGAGACGATGCTATCTGTCCAAAGTCATCAACTGGACCTGTTTACAACCTCACAGTAACAGACTGCTGGATTCGGACAAAATCTTCTGCCATCAAACTTGGAAGCGCTAGCTTTCACACGTTCAAGAATTTCTTGTTTGATAACATTACAATTGTTGAATCTCATAGAGGCCTTGCTCTACAAATTCGAGATGGAGGTATTCCATTTTGGATCTTTTCTGCTAGAATGACaattaatatattaaaatacaaGATTTACACCTTTCTACCTTTTGCTTCGTGCTTCACACTTGCATTTCATGAATAGATTTACTCATGCTGTAGAAGTAGAATTAAAACTTAAACCTTATACTGTTCTGATGTTTTAGTCGTTCCATTTTGGTTGCTAGGTACAAGCCTCAGTGTTGAGCCAACTATTTCCTTGTTGTAGTTGCCAGGAACTAGTCATTGCAATGCCAAACAACTTGGTGCACCTAAATTAAAAACTTGGATATTTTGAATGCTTAACTTTGTAGAACTAACTTAATCTATTgtattttatgtgatttgtgGCAGCTAATCGATCATATCGCTTAGTTTTCTTGTATTTAGTTGTTTGTACGACATGCATGAAATGATTGTTTTACGTGATTGTTTTACGTACAAAGCACTAGATTGTACGATGCTTTTAAACCTTTGcctttactcttttttttgATCTGCAGAATAAATGGCTAATTCTGTAGATTTTATCTTATTCTTCTGATGCATCTACCTCTACTTTCATATCTTGCCTTTTCAAATTTCAGTATGCATTGGtcttatttgattatttgagGAGCAGGAAATGTTAGCGACCTGACCTTCTCAAACATAAACATGAGCACAAGATATTACCACCCATCATGGTGGGGAAGAGCAGAGCCTATCTATGTGACAACCTGTCCAAGAGACGCTAATTCAAAAGCAGGTTCAATTTCCAATTTGCTATTTGTCAACATCACAGCAACTTCTGAAAACGGCATCTTCTTATCGGGGTCAGGAGGTGGAGTCCTGGGCAATCTGAAGTTCATAAACATGAACCTGATATACAAGAGATGGACAAAGTTCCCGGATGGGTTGGTGGATTACAGGCCAGGATGCCAACAACTTGTAAAGCACCAAACTGCAGGGTTCATGATGGAGAATATTAATGGTTTGGTTGTCGAAAATGTAGTCATGAAATGGTCCAATAATGAATCGATGAGGTGGAATAATCCTTTGGATTTCAGGCCATCAACTGTAAATAACATTTCTTTGATCAATTTTTACTCCAGATCCTACCAACAATGAGGATGGATGAGCAGGAATGCAAGTAAAATCTTTTCTTCCGAAAAATAAAGCTGCAAAAAGCCACTCCTCCAAAACTGAAATTATTTATGTGTTCATGATTAATGCAAAGTGGTGTCGATTCGGACTTGCTCCAGTTGAATTGCTCATCagctaaatatattttttcggTTTTCCTTTGGCGGACTTTGATATTTGACCAAAGTTGTTGTTAACCAGT
This window harbors:
- the LOC132051564 gene encoding probable polygalacturonase, whose protein sequence is MFQLQLFISILTLSFSTQSYSSTSQLSIIQSHKPNPLYVSVIAFGATGNGSHYDTLPIQRAINACSAAVSEHCRQCHVIFPPGKYLTATIFLKSGVVLDIHRKATILGGPKLEDYPKEQSRWYVVVAEDAVDVGITGGGEINGQGLKFVERFDEKKNVMVSWNHSGACLGDECRPRLVGFIGCRNVKVNHVRLIEPALWCLHVVRSDNTAIRDVMINGNFNSPNNDGIDIEDSNNTVVTRCNINTGDDAICPKSSTGPVYNLTVTDCWIRTKSSAIKLGSASFHTFKNFLFDNITIVESHRGLALQIRDGGNVSDLTFSNINMSTRYYHPSWWGRAEPIYVTTCPRDANSKAGSISNLLFVNITATSENGIFLSGSGGGVLGNLKFINMNLIYKRWTKFPDGLVDYRPGCQQLVKHQTAGFMMENINGLVVENVVMKWSNNESMRWNNPLDFRPSTVNNISLINFYSRSYQQ